Proteins from one Terriglobus tenax genomic window:
- a CDS encoding tetratricopeptide repeat protein, whose translation MGSKVHWICQYSISSWNGESSIRVGFHSYELDLESGELWKEGSLVRLPPQPAKVLCLLVEQAGELVTREEIQKRLWLSETFVDFDQGLNYCIRQIRVALEDSADQPKFIATSPRRGYRFIAEVGEVSNSRRPPLVPRVAPSTPESPKTEDVQPQILAEEPQRWLGKLQGIYVVAGIISILILGGLIYQAGWHRNVIRAVVSAGGVSTPRRASGISPRTSVAVLRFANLDGKQEDAWLSTALSEMLSTELSEGGKLRLVSGEEIARAQPPIQLSESLSINTLSSLRRQLGADLIVLGSYAVLPQSGGKKIRLDLRLENAQNGQTLAALVQIGDEAELFDLISSAGTKLRHILGAGALSPLQEASFDRSFPSDADARRLYAVGLDHLRHFDALGAQVPFEQVIELEPRFAPAHSSLASVWSALGYDLRAKEEAKKATDLASGLSREEQLSIEAQYYEMTLDRPKAVEALRALVSFFPDDIDYGIRLANVQSQADQNRDALATLARLRTLPEPLGNSPRLDILEAQILNHQGDFKKALNLSEDAVRKSKAIDARFMLAQGLMTKAATLERLSSFDAALVTASEAKQVATDAAFYRGVAISLLTSGGALNGKGDYDTARQRLESALSIFREIGDKKNQGLALEQIGNSFHDQGKFAESQSEYLRAIEIYREIQWPNGISSATGNLANTLDALGDLKGSLKMHQETLQALEQIGNKRAIASEINNIAFVQQEIGDLPAAAEGHRKALELHRQTGHQRGEMYALGGLGDVLLLQGNLDAARKQYEAARAIGEKTKEDDNVALFDIELATVDLLEQRVPEAEARVRHSLAQFQKSNDPEGSAEGYAVLVGVLLAEKKIAAASDAGKQAATCSGQITSLPPQFEVELALADIEVAAGKKDAARGRLIGLLERARRGGYMQYVLEARRELIGLETGKSRNSHLSDLSDEARQQGFGLVLAEIATMPDLGSGSRDAAKR comes from the coding sequence TTGGGGTCAAAGGTACACTGGATTTGCCAATATTCCATTTCTTCGTGGAATGGGGAGTCCTCGATTCGAGTTGGTTTTCATTCTTACGAGCTAGACCTCGAGAGCGGAGAGCTCTGGAAGGAAGGCTCGCTGGTCCGACTGCCTCCGCAGCCTGCAAAGGTCCTGTGCCTTTTAGTAGAGCAAGCGGGCGAACTCGTGACTCGTGAAGAAATTCAGAAAAGACTTTGGCTGAGTGAGACCTTCGTCGACTTCGATCAAGGGTTGAACTACTGTATCCGTCAGATCCGCGTGGCGCTTGAGGACAGCGCAGATCAACCGAAGTTTATCGCGACCTCTCCCAGGCGAGGCTATCGGTTCATTGCCGAAGTAGGCGAAGTTTCGAACTCGCGTCGTCCGCCTCTCGTACCTCGTGTTGCCCCATCCACACCTGAGAGTCCAAAGACCGAAGACGTGCAGCCGCAGATCTTGGCTGAAGAGCCCCAAAGATGGCTAGGGAAACTACAAGGCATTTATGTGGTTGCAGGGATAATCAGCATCCTGATTCTGGGAGGACTGATCTACCAAGCTGGATGGCACAGAAATGTGATCCGGGCTGTCGTGTCGGCAGGTGGCGTCAGCACTCCCCGGAGAGCGTCTGGGATTTCCCCACGGACTTCGGTGGCCGTGCTGCGCTTTGCCAATCTCGATGGGAAGCAGGAAGATGCGTGGCTCTCGACGGCCTTGTCGGAGATGCTGTCCACAGAGCTGTCAGAAGGTGGGAAACTGCGCCTGGTTTCCGGTGAAGAAATTGCTCGCGCCCAGCCCCCAATCCAACTGTCCGAGAGCCTCTCCATCAATACACTGAGCAGCCTACGCCGGCAGCTTGGAGCGGACCTGATCGTCCTGGGCTCTTATGCCGTTCTCCCACAAAGCGGCGGGAAGAAGATTCGTCTCGACCTGCGCCTCGAGAATGCTCAAAATGGGCAAACCTTGGCGGCGCTTGTCCAAATCGGGGATGAGGCTGAACTGTTCGACTTGATTTCGAGCGCCGGAACCAAGCTGCGACACATACTCGGCGCAGGAGCCCTCTCACCACTTCAAGAAGCCAGTTTTGATCGTTCGTTCCCATCTGACGCGGATGCGAGGCGGCTTTACGCGGTGGGGCTGGATCACTTGAGGCATTTCGACGCCTTAGGCGCCCAGGTGCCATTCGAGCAGGTTATTGAGCTTGAGCCACGATTTGCTCCTGCACATTCATCGCTGGCTTCCGTATGGTCGGCCCTTGGATATGATCTCAGGGCCAAGGAAGAAGCGAAGAAGGCGACGGACTTGGCTTCAGGCCTTTCACGAGAAGAACAGCTCTCGATTGAGGCGCAATATTACGAGATGACACTAGATCGCCCGAAGGCGGTGGAAGCCCTGCGGGCGCTTGTATCGTTCTTCCCGGACGATATCGATTACGGGATTCGCCTGGCGAATGTACAGTCCCAGGCGGATCAAAATCGAGATGCATTGGCCACCCTGGCGAGGCTCCGTACATTGCCTGAGCCGCTCGGCAACAGCCCAAGGCTGGACATACTTGAGGCGCAGATTTTGAACCATCAGGGAGATTTCAAAAAGGCCCTGAATCTGTCGGAGGACGCTGTTCGAAAAAGCAAGGCCATAGATGCCCGGTTCATGCTTGCCCAGGGGCTGATGACGAAGGCGGCAACGCTGGAGCGTTTGAGCTCTTTCGATGCGGCCCTTGTAACAGCCAGCGAAGCCAAGCAGGTGGCAACCGACGCGGCCTTCTATCGAGGAGTTGCCATTTCCTTGTTGACGAGCGGAGGTGCTCTCAATGGCAAGGGGGACTACGACACAGCAAGACAGCGGCTTGAAAGTGCGCTCTCTATATTTAGAGAGATCGGCGACAAGAAAAACCAGGGGCTGGCGCTGGAACAAATCGGGAACAGCTTCCACGACCAGGGAAAGTTCGCTGAGAGCCAAAGCGAATATCTTCGGGCGATCGAGATATATCGCGAAATCCAGTGGCCCAACGGCATTTCGAGCGCTACCGGAAACCTTGCCAACACCCTTGATGCGCTCGGTGATCTCAAAGGCTCTCTCAAGATGCACCAGGAGACCCTGCAAGCTCTCGAGCAAATTGGGAACAAACGAGCCATTGCTTCGGAAATCAATAATATTGCCTTTGTTCAGCAAGAGATCGGTGATCTACCGGCGGCGGCAGAAGGACATCGGAAAGCCCTTGAATTGCATCGGCAGACCGGACATCAACGAGGCGAAATGTATGCCCTGGGCGGACTAGGAGATGTGCTCCTCCTGCAGGGGAACCTCGACGCCGCCAGAAAACAATATGAAGCAGCGCGAGCTATCGGTGAAAAGACAAAGGAAGATGACAATGTTGCCCTGTTCGATATTGAGCTGGCGACAGTCGATCTACTCGAGCAGCGCGTACCGGAGGCGGAAGCACGCGTCCGCCACTCGTTAGCCCAGTTCCAGAAGAGCAACGATCCGGAAGGAAGCGCCGAGGGGTATGCCGTCCTGGTCGGCGTTCTGTTGGCCGAGAAGAAAATCGCCGCAGCCAGCGATGCAGGAAAACAGGCAGCGACCTGCTCGGGACAGATTACCTCACTGCCACCACAGTTCGAGGTGGAGCTTGCCCTTGCCGATATCGAAGTGGCTGCAGGGAAAAAAGACGCTGCCCGGGGGAGACTCATCGGGCTGTTGGAGCGAGCTCGCCGAGGCGGCTACATGCAGTATGTATTGGAAGCACGACGCGAATTGATTGGTCTCGAGACCGGGAAATCGCGTAACAGTCATCTTTCCGACTTGTCTGACGAAGCCAGACAGCAGGGCTTTGGTCTCGTTCTGGCTGAAATCGCGACGATGCCGGATCTAGGATCTGGTAGTCGCGACGCTGCAAAGCGCTGA
- a CDS encoding cupin domain-containing protein, producing the protein MKRRDFVKMGLLSAPGLVLAQSKQDQPRVKTVPAGADRLGETHSLGFSKIAFKVSPAETEGNLFMMEHSNLGKGGPFRHVHPAQDEWLYAMEGEFRVEIGDQKLILKSGDSVLMPRKVPHVWAQVGDTPGKLLIAFTPAGRMEEFFREFGKTGKMPTDSEVVKAYGLERVGPPLSI; encoded by the coding sequence ATGAAACGACGGGATTTCGTGAAGATGGGCTTGCTCTCGGCACCTGGCCTCGTACTCGCCCAATCGAAACAAGACCAACCAAGAGTGAAGACGGTACCGGCCGGTGCAGATCGCTTAGGCGAGACGCACTCACTTGGTTTCAGCAAGATCGCCTTCAAAGTCTCGCCTGCGGAAACAGAAGGGAACCTCTTCATGATGGAGCATTCCAATCTTGGCAAGGGTGGGCCGTTCCGCCACGTGCATCCTGCTCAAGATGAATGGCTGTATGCCATGGAAGGAGAATTCCGGGTTGAGATCGGCGACCAGAAATTGATATTGAAATCCGGCGATTCCGTGCTCATGCCAAGGAAGGTTCCCCATGTCTGGGCTCAGGTAGGCGATACTCCCGGCAAGTTATTGATTGCCTTCACGCCTGCTGGACGGATGGAGGAGTTCTTCCGAGAATTTGGGAAGACAGGCAAAATGCCTACGGATTCCGAAGTCGTGAAAGCCTACGGCCTCGAACGGGTTGGCCCTCCGCTCAGCATTTGA
- a CDS encoding penicillin acylase family protein: MKLRHRICGALAALAASIFVGTTTLAQSSRKLSESSPHGQIVWDTYGVPHIFAKNTAGLFYGFGYAQAKGHGSLLLHLYGESRGRAAEYWGPEYAATDRYYAANNVAERGAEWFGQQSAEMKLYLDAFAKGINDFAAQHPDELSSEAKRVLPVTGIDVMTHWERVMEFNYIMPEQRALPANTPTNEAELHMPNVLESPRDEDGSNGWAIAPVKSANGHPMLLMNPHLGWAPSYQTYFEAQLSAPGIDMYGATQVGFPVLRFCFTDDHGITNTVNTISAGTIYKLTLSGNGYVFDGSTHPFEIKSRSIKIRQPDGSLKEENFEVRTSVHGPVFTRKDGSTVAIRVAGLDRPFGIEEYWNIDRAEGFTAVEAQLKRLQVPTFNILYAGKDGHILYQFNGVSPVRTHGDFAYWSGLVPGDTSENLWTKVHPYEDLPRVLDPPAGWIQNTNNPPWLNTALPLLDPSKYPPYMSPISLSLRSEQSALLLESKGKLTFEDFVSLKLSTRSLMADRLLPDLLRAAASNTDPLVKQAASVLAAWNHSDDNDARGALLFEIWAAKFAGAQFSSNKNYLHPWTMSDPLGTPNGIKDPQQAVSMLADAARETIAKYGAIDRPFGDVSRFHLGNVNLPGNGGFGNTGIFRVITWSALSHGERTPIHGETFIALVEFGNKAKAVGITAYGESSQPGSPHQGDQLQFLSEKKFRPFWRTLAEVKTHKESSWSF, encoded by the coding sequence ATGAAACTACGGCATCGAATCTGCGGGGCGCTTGCGGCCCTCGCAGCATCCATCTTTGTTGGGACAACCACCCTTGCCCAAAGCAGCCGGAAGTTATCGGAATCCAGCCCGCATGGACAGATCGTATGGGACACCTACGGTGTGCCGCACATCTTCGCAAAGAACACGGCCGGGCTTTTCTATGGCTTTGGATACGCGCAGGCCAAGGGACATGGAAGCCTCCTGCTCCATCTGTATGGCGAGTCGCGCGGTCGCGCAGCGGAATACTGGGGGCCTGAGTACGCGGCCACGGACCGCTATTATGCAGCGAATAATGTCGCCGAGCGCGGTGCAGAGTGGTTCGGCCAGCAAAGTGCGGAGATGAAGTTGTATCTGGACGCCTTTGCGAAAGGCATCAATGACTTTGCAGCACAGCATCCCGATGAGTTGAGCAGCGAGGCAAAACGTGTACTCCCCGTCACTGGCATCGACGTGATGACTCACTGGGAGCGCGTCATGGAGTTCAACTACATCATGCCGGAGCAAAGGGCGCTTCCCGCCAATACGCCCACCAATGAAGCGGAGCTGCACATGCCCAATGTACTGGAGTCTCCGCGCGACGAGGACGGATCAAACGGCTGGGCCATTGCCCCGGTCAAGTCAGCAAACGGCCACCCCATGTTGCTGATGAATCCCCATCTTGGCTGGGCACCCTCGTACCAGACCTATTTTGAAGCGCAGCTTAGCGCGCCTGGGATTGATATGTACGGTGCTACCCAGGTGGGCTTCCCTGTTTTGCGTTTCTGCTTTACGGATGATCACGGCATCACCAACACCGTCAATACCATCTCTGCCGGAACGATCTACAAACTCACGCTGAGCGGTAATGGATACGTTTTTGACGGCTCAACCCACCCCTTCGAGATCAAGAGCAGGTCCATCAAGATCAGACAACCGGATGGTTCTCTGAAGGAAGAGAACTTCGAGGTGCGCACATCGGTGCACGGCCCGGTGTTCACCCGTAAAGACGGCTCCACGGTGGCCATTCGTGTCGCCGGGCTCGATCGTCCCTTCGGTATTGAAGAGTACTGGAATATAGATCGGGCTGAGGGCTTCACCGCGGTGGAGGCTCAGCTCAAGCGGCTGCAGGTCCCCACGTTCAACATCCTTTACGCCGGTAAGGATGGACACATCCTCTACCAGTTCAATGGCGTCTCGCCGGTAAGGACGCATGGAGACTTCGCCTACTGGTCGGGACTTGTGCCGGGTGACACGTCTGAGAATCTCTGGACCAAGGTCCATCCCTACGAAGACCTGCCCCGTGTTCTGGACCCGCCGGCCGGGTGGATCCAGAACACCAACAATCCTCCCTGGCTGAACACGGCTTTGCCTTTGCTGGACCCCTCGAAGTATCCGCCGTACATGTCTCCCATCTCTTTGTCGCTGCGTTCCGAACAGTCTGCCCTGCTGCTGGAGAGCAAGGGAAAGCTGACCTTTGAGGACTTTGTCAGCCTCAAGCTCTCCACCCGTTCCCTCATGGCAGACCGCCTGCTGCCAGATCTCTTGCGCGCCGCCGCTTCCAACACCGATCCGCTGGTCAAGCAGGCGGCATCCGTGCTGGCCGCATGGAACCACTCCGACGACAACGATGCACGGGGAGCACTGCTGTTTGAAATCTGGGCTGCGAAATTTGCCGGCGCACAGTTCAGCAGCAATAAGAACTATCTTCATCCCTGGACTATGAGCGATCCATTGGGGACGCCGAACGGGATCAAAGATCCCCAGCAGGCCGTAAGCATGCTGGCTGACGCAGCCCGCGAGACCATTGCCAAATATGGGGCAATCGATCGTCCCTTCGGCGATGTCTCCCGCTTCCATCTCGGTAATGTCAACCTCCCGGGGAATGGTGGCTTCGGCAACACGGGCATCTTTCGCGTCATTACCTGGAGCGCGCTGTCGCACGGCGAACGCACCCCCATTCACGGTGAGACGTTCATTGCATTGGTGGAGTTTGGCAACAAAGCAAAGGCCGTTGGCATCACCGCCTATGGGGAGTCGAGCCAGCCGGGATCACCGCACCAGGGAGACCAGCTGCAGTTCCTGTCGGAAAAGAAGTTCCGTCCATTTTGGAGAACGTTGGCTGAAGTCAAGACGCATAAAGAATCAAGCTGGTCGTTTTAG
- a CDS encoding TonB-dependent receptor — MLKRLLVLFGLVLLPLTVRAQTAEIRVDVSDATGSLIVGAKVTVTNTDTGLTQVLTTDQAGISRAAALPPGPYQVVSSMSGFSNDRSTINLTVGQVGELHVRLATGSDTQTVSVEAAPAGLAVETSTTTVSGVITRQQLFDLPVINRSFIALAQLLPGGAPSLSGDARFGTQTTVGGSNVRSGYSTLVDGASLDHPIYGFSIVDVNQDSVREFRVLRNQFDAEYGRAGTAVVDVVTRSGTNKYDALFNYFGRRDPLNARNYFNNGNQPPFSLNRYSTALGGPVVHDRTHFFVADEYIKQTSAYYQSLAASNPFASQVNGTYPNNTTEKTLQAKLDHQINSKNSGYLRYLWEQQNINETYAYNDNYSITFHDVLGQWSHIFTPSMLNSFQLEFLDQNTYRFILAQGAQQVRPSFTLGAQPNKPQGYPRKRVGLNDTFYLTKGRNTIKFGTRLTYEVLHFDSNYYGQGVWNFNTDAAFDINNSATWPTRLTIGSGFSSKVYKNSEQSYFVQDDVKLSPRLTLNAGLRYDIETDLRSQRYVDHLLTNPAYTGLSNYVSANRGNDWNNIQPRVGLAYDLMGKGTTVLRAAYGAYSVRNRPFFNMQGQTVTDNFTVQISDPNLLKYYPDTTAVLGGLTLQQYVAQQGGRLIYLPGDHLNIPYVHELTAGVQQGFGRNSVLVVDFVRQIQTGLQTGHDANLPTVGPLNSTHPRPLKQFSTVTLFDSTTTSWNTALQVQFRTRYRRASVQTSYALDKVVSDGLNDNTSAPSDPFHIMGNTDRGLDELDRRQVLTVAPMIYFPWGIQISGVAAVLTTTPFNITYGRDLDGDGNTSDRPAGLTKFAGGHANQHNLDLINAARTLKTATSFNGVTLPALNLAAVTMKQLAQGSGGSRVDVRGGKEFSFHEAFKVNLFAEAYNIFNTPVFNAPTATISSSAFLTRSSAGDPRQLQFGVRVTWNNR; from the coding sequence ATGTTGAAGCGTCTTCTGGTCTTGTTTGGTCTTGTCCTGCTGCCGTTGACGGTGCGCGCTCAGACGGCGGAAATCCGTGTGGATGTCTCCGATGCGACAGGCTCCCTAATTGTGGGCGCGAAGGTCACGGTGACCAACACGGACACAGGTTTGACCCAAGTGCTTACAACGGATCAGGCGGGTATCTCCCGTGCTGCCGCACTCCCGCCCGGACCTTACCAGGTAGTCAGCAGTATGAGCGGCTTCAGCAATGACCGCAGCACCATCAACCTGACTGTAGGACAGGTCGGGGAACTGCATGTTCGCCTGGCCACAGGCAGCGACACGCAAACCGTTTCTGTTGAGGCGGCTCCCGCGGGCTTGGCGGTCGAGACCTCGACCACGACAGTCTCCGGCGTGATCACGCGGCAGCAGCTCTTCGACCTTCCCGTCATCAACCGCAGCTTTATCGCGCTGGCGCAATTGCTTCCAGGGGGCGCTCCATCGCTTTCGGGCGACGCGCGTTTTGGTACGCAAACCACAGTAGGCGGCAGCAACGTGCGCAGCGGCTACTCCACTCTGGTGGATGGAGCATCTCTGGACCATCCCATCTACGGCTTTTCCATCGTCGATGTGAACCAGGATTCCGTCCGCGAATTCCGCGTTCTGCGCAACCAGTTTGACGCTGAATATGGACGCGCCGGAACAGCGGTAGTGGATGTTGTCACCCGCTCCGGGACCAACAAATACGACGCACTCTTCAACTACTTCGGACGCCGCGATCCCCTGAACGCGCGCAACTACTTCAATAACGGAAACCAACCTCCGTTTTCGCTTAATCGCTACAGTACCGCGCTAGGTGGCCCTGTCGTTCATGACCGGACGCACTTTTTCGTTGCTGACGAGTACATCAAGCAGACGTCCGCCTATTATCAGTCACTGGCAGCTAGCAACCCGTTCGCCTCGCAGGTGAACGGGACCTATCCAAATAACACAACTGAGAAGACGCTGCAGGCGAAGCTGGATCATCAGATCAACAGCAAGAACTCCGGGTATTTGCGCTATCTGTGGGAGCAGCAGAACATCAATGAAACCTATGCGTACAACGACAATTACTCCATTACGTTTCACGATGTCCTTGGACAGTGGAGTCATATCTTTACGCCGTCCATGTTGAACAGCTTTCAACTGGAGTTTCTTGACCAGAACACATACCGATTCATCCTTGCGCAGGGGGCACAGCAGGTGCGTCCATCGTTCACGTTGGGAGCGCAACCGAACAAGCCACAGGGCTACCCGCGTAAGCGGGTTGGTTTGAACGATACTTTTTACCTGACCAAAGGACGCAACACGATCAAGTTTGGGACTCGCCTGACGTACGAGGTGCTTCACTTCGACTCGAACTATTATGGGCAGGGTGTCTGGAACTTTAATACGGATGCCGCGTTTGATATCAATAATTCTGCTACCTGGCCAACCCGGCTCACCATCGGTTCAGGCTTCTCCAGCAAGGTCTACAAGAATTCAGAGCAGAGCTATTTTGTACAGGATGACGTCAAACTGTCGCCACGGCTGACATTGAATGCCGGTCTGCGGTATGACATCGAAACCGACCTTCGTAGCCAGCGGTACGTCGACCATCTGCTGACGAATCCTGCCTATACGGGGCTCTCGAACTATGTCTCCGCCAATCGGGGAAACGACTGGAACAATATCCAGCCGCGTGTTGGACTGGCATACGACCTGATGGGCAAGGGAACCACCGTGCTGCGAGCGGCCTATGGCGCGTATTCAGTCCGGAACCGGCCGTTCTTCAACATGCAGGGGCAGACAGTGACCGACAACTTTACGGTGCAGATCAGCGATCCGAACCTGCTTAAATATTATCCGGATACCACGGCAGTGCTGGGTGGACTGACGTTGCAGCAATATGTGGCGCAACAGGGCGGTCGACTTATCTATCTGCCTGGCGATCATCTCAATATTCCATACGTGCATGAGTTGACCGCCGGCGTACAGCAAGGGTTTGGCCGCAATTCGGTGCTGGTTGTCGATTTTGTCCGCCAAATTCAAACGGGATTGCAGACAGGCCATGATGCCAACCTTCCCACGGTGGGCCCGTTGAACTCAACTCATCCCCGTCCGCTCAAGCAGTTCAGTACGGTGACCCTCTTCGACAGTACAACGACCTCCTGGAACACTGCGCTGCAGGTGCAGTTTCGCACGCGCTACCGTCGGGCCAGCGTGCAGACATCGTATGCCTTGGACAAGGTTGTCTCCGATGGTTTGAACGACAACACCAGCGCGCCTTCTGACCCATTTCACATCATGGGCAATACAGACCGTGGGCTGGACGAACTGGATCGCCGGCAGGTGCTCACCGTGGCGCCCATGATCTATTTTCCCTGGGGCATACAGATCTCTGGTGTCGCGGCTGTGCTGACGACGACTCCCTTCAATATCACCTATGGCCGTGATCTGGATGGTGATGGAAATACAAGCGATCGTCCTGCGGGTTTGACCAAGTTTGCAGGAGGACATGCAAACCAGCACAATCTCGACCTGATCAATGCGGCGCGCACGTTGAAGACGGCCACATCGTTCAATGGAGTGACATTGCCGGCCCTGAATCTTGCCGCGGTGACGATGAAGCAGCTTGCGCAGGGCTCGGGCGGGTCGCGCGTGGATGTTCGCGGAGGGAAAGAGTTCAGTTTCCACGAGGCGTTCAAGGTAAACCTCTTTGCCGAGGCCTACAACATCTTCAACACTCCTGTCTTCAACGCGCCTACCGCCACCATTTCCTCCTCGGCATTTCTTACTCGCAGCTCTGCGGGCGATCCCCGTCAGCTTCAGTTCGGGGTCCGTGTGACCTGGAACAACCGCTAA